A window from Pseudomonas sp. MRSN 12121 encodes these proteins:
- a CDS encoding sensor domain-containing diguanylate cyclase — MPIPIYDPHPSLDRSLKRLPLLKAAVVFISMVCLCLCGLLYLQLEQSYHYDMERARIASSNLTRSMAQQAEDTFVEADLVLASLGDWIQKDGYGPAQKPFLEKIFAQRALALKQLHGLFLFDREGHWVVTSLERLPHNEGVADRDYFRFHQQNASLLAHVGPAIRSQDSGEWIIPLSRRLNDKQGNFVGVLLAGIKLAYFDQFFKSFDIGTNGTMFLALSDGTLLARRPWEERQIGASLARGEIFSKYLPQAPSGTAMIRSLIDRKMRLYGYRQLEAYPLVVGVASSKDAILKDWYASAYQSSAIVALVVLGIGLFGWVFVHQVRNGERIEADLRTAQEALEVIATHDSLTGLANRRLFERALQTEFGRGGRQASPLSLIMLDIDFFKRYNDTYGHVAGDQCLAQVAEVLRDCCQRTADLAVRYGGEEFVVLLPDTEMQGALVIAEQIRRSVMEKNIPHTGSPFGCVTLSLGCYSFVPSGRDSAAAFLEHADAALYQAKKSGRNQVAVECASEPQVRSEH, encoded by the coding sequence TTGCCTATCCCGATCTACGATCCGCACCCGTCACTCGATCGTTCCTTGAAACGGCTTCCCCTGCTCAAGGCTGCAGTGGTGTTCATTTCCATGGTCTGCCTGTGCCTGTGTGGCCTGCTTTACCTGCAGTTGGAACAGTCCTATCACTACGATATGGAACGGGCGCGGATCGCTTCGTCGAACCTGACCCGGTCCATGGCCCAGCAGGCCGAAGACACCTTCGTCGAGGCCGACCTGGTGCTGGCCAGCCTGGGCGACTGGATTCAGAAAGATGGCTATGGCCCGGCGCAGAAGCCTTTCCTGGAGAAAATCTTCGCGCAGCGGGCCCTGGCGTTGAAACAGCTGCATGGCCTGTTTCTATTCGACCGGGAGGGGCACTGGGTGGTGACCTCGCTCGAGCGGTTGCCACATAACGAAGGCGTCGCCGATCGGGACTATTTCCGTTTCCACCAGCAGAACGCTTCCTTGCTGGCCCATGTTGGCCCCGCGATCCGTAGCCAGGACAGCGGCGAATGGATTATTCCGCTGTCGCGACGCTTGAACGACAAGCAGGGCAACTTCGTAGGCGTGCTGCTGGCCGGCATCAAGCTGGCCTATTTCGACCAGTTCTTCAAAAGTTTCGATATCGGCACCAACGGCACCATGTTCCTCGCGCTCTCCGATGGCACCTTATTGGCACGACGTCCCTGGGAGGAGCGGCAGATCGGCGCGTCGCTGGCGCGTGGGGAGATTTTCAGCAAGTACTTGCCCCAGGCCCCTTCCGGCACGGCGATGATCCGCTCGCTGATTGACAGGAAAATGCGCCTCTACGGCTACCGCCAACTGGAGGCCTATCCGCTGGTGGTGGGCGTGGCGAGTTCGAAGGATGCGATCCTCAAGGACTGGTACGCCAGCGCCTACCAGTCCAGCGCCATCGTTGCCCTGGTGGTGCTCGGCATCGGCCTGTTCGGCTGGGTCTTCGTGCATCAGGTGCGCAATGGCGAACGGATCGAGGCTGACCTGCGCACCGCGCAGGAGGCGCTGGAAGTGATCGCGACCCATGACAGCCTGACCGGCCTGGCCAATCGCCGGTTGTTCGAGCGGGCCCTGCAGACCGAATTCGGACGCGGAGGGCGGCAGGCGAGCCCGCTGAGCCTGATCATGCTCGATATCGATTTCTTCAAGCGCTACAACGACACCTATGGGCATGTCGCCGGGGATCAATGCCTGGCCCAGGTGGCCGAGGTGCTGAGGGATTGCTGCCAGCGCACCGCCGACCTGGCGGTGCGCTACGGCGGCGAGGAGTTCGTGGTCCTGCTGCCCGATACCGAGATGCAGGGCGCCCTGGTCATCGCCGAGCAGATCCGGCGCAGTGTCATGGAGAAAAACATTCCCCACACCGGTTCGCCCTTCGGCTGCGTGACGCTCAGCCTGGGCTGCTACAGTTTCGTTCCGAGTGGCCGCGACAGTGCGGCGGCCTTTCTCGAACACGCCGATGCTGCGCTGTATCAGGCCAAGAAATCAGGACGTAACCAGGTGGCGGTGGAATGCGCGAGCGAACCGCAGGTGCGCTCGGAACACTGA
- a CDS encoding phage portal protein, translated as MSNRRRNNKQLAQAPGVVTQEFIPRSESKMEAFSFGDPSPVLSGREVFDYLECWFNGRWYEPPLSLDGLARSVGSSVHLHSGLMFKRNLLSKTFIPHRLLSRAAFEQFSLDFLCLGNGYLEGRRSMLGPVRELVPPLAKYMRSGKDGRQFMVQGWKEEHEFESGTVFHLREADLHQEVYGLPEWISALQSALLNESATLFRRKYYENGSHAGFILYMTDAAQNEADVDSLRKALKDSKGPGNFRNLFVYSPNGKKDGLQIIPVSEVTAKDEFNSIKNQTRDDVLASLRIPPQLMGIVPQNAGGFGSIREAAQIYAANELEPIQARMAQVNDWLGEDVMRFKPYELASTQ; from the coding sequence ATGTCGAACCGCCGCAGAAATAACAAGCAACTGGCTCAGGCACCCGGCGTGGTAACGCAAGAGTTTATTCCGCGCAGTGAGAGCAAGATGGAGGCGTTCAGCTTCGGCGATCCGTCACCCGTGCTGAGCGGGCGGGAGGTGTTCGATTATCTGGAGTGCTGGTTTAACGGGCGTTGGTACGAGCCCCCGCTGTCTTTGGATGGGCTGGCACGGTCGGTGGGCTCCAGCGTGCATCTGCATTCCGGGTTGATGTTCAAGCGCAACCTGTTGAGCAAGACCTTTATCCCGCACCGGCTGTTGTCGCGCGCGGCGTTCGAACAGTTTTCACTGGATTTCCTTTGCCTGGGCAACGGTTATCTGGAAGGGCGGCGCTCGATGCTCGGCCCGGTGCGCGAGCTGGTGCCGCCGCTGGCGAAGTACATGCGCTCGGGCAAGGATGGTCGGCAGTTCATGGTCCAGGGCTGGAAGGAAGAGCACGAATTTGAGTCGGGCACCGTTTTCCATCTGCGGGAGGCGGATCTGCACCAGGAAGTGTACGGCCTGCCCGAGTGGATCAGCGCCTTGCAGTCGGCGTTGCTGAATGAGTCGGCCACCCTATTTCGGCGCAAGTACTACGAGAACGGCAGTCATGCCGGCTTCATCCTCTACATGACCGACGCCGCGCAGAACGAAGCGGACGTCGACTCACTGCGCAAAGCGCTGAAGGACTCCAAGGGGCCGGGCAACTTCCGCAACCTGTTTGTGTACTCGCCGAACGGCAAAAAGGACGGATTGCAGATCATCCCGGTCAGCGAGGTGACGGCCAAGGACGAATTCAACTCGATCAAAAACCAGACCCGCGACGACGTGCTGGCCAGTTTGCGTATTCCGCCGCAACTGATGGGCATCGTGCCGCAGAACGCGGGTGGGTTTGGATCGATCAGGGAAGCGGCGCAGATCTACGCGGCCAACGAGCTGGAGCCGATCCAGGCGCGTATGGCGCAGGTGAATGACTGGCTCGGGGAGGATGTGATGCGATTTAAACCGTATGAATTGGCCTCAACTCAATGA